The following proteins are co-located in the Phragmites australis chromosome 10, lpPhrAust1.1, whole genome shotgun sequence genome:
- the LOC133883262 gene encoding exopolygalacturonase-like yields MALGSNALRVIFFLVMVVCAVHAGKPAPKEKENEKSSEAAAAPEGAAEASGPGGSFDISKLGAKGDGKTDSTKALTEAWASACAKTGAQKILIPKGDYLTGPLNFTGPCKGSITIQVDGNLLGSTDLNQFKANWIEIMRVDNLVITGKGKLDGQGPSVWSKNACDKKYDCKTLPNSLVLDFVNDATIEGITLLNAKFFHMNIFQCKGVTVKDVTVSAPGDSPNTDGIHMGDSSKITITGTTIGTGDDCISIGPGTSGVNITGVTCGPGHGISVGSLGRYKDEKDVTDITVKDCTLKKTTNGVRIKSYEDAASVLTASKIHYENIQMDDVANPIIIDMKYCPNKICTAKGSSKVTVKDVTFKNITGTSSTPEAVSLLCSDKLPCSGVTMADVKVEYKGTNNKTMAVCTNAKGTASGCLKELACF; encoded by the exons ATGGCTTTGGGCAGCAACGCTCTGAGGGTGATCTTCTTCCTCGTGATGGTGGTGTGCGCCGTGCATGCGGGGAAGCCCGCCCCGAAGGAGAAGGAAAACGAGAAGTCGAgcgaggccgccgccgcgccggaggGCGCCGCGGAGGCGTCCGGACCGGGCGGGTCCTTCGACATATCCAAGCTGGGAGCCAAGGGCGATGGCAAGACGGACAGCACCAAGGCCCTGACGGAGGCGTGGGCGTCGGCGTGCGCGAAGACCGGAGCGCAGAAGATCCTGATCCCCAAGGGAGACTACCTGACGGGGCCCCTCAACTTCACGGGGCCGTGCAAGGGCTCCATTACCATCCAGGTCGACGGCAACCTGCTCGGCTCCACCGACCTCAACCAGTTCAAGGCCAACTGGATCGAGATCATGCGCGTCGACAACCTCGTCATCACCGGCAAAGGCAAGCTCGACGGCCAGGGGCCCTCCGTCTGGAGCAAGAACGCCTGCGATAAGAAATACGACTGCAAGACCCTGCCCAAC TCACTGGTGCTAGACTTTGTGAACGACGCCACCATCGAGGGGATCACGCTGCTCAACGCCAAGTTCTTCCACATGAACATCTTTCAGTGCAAGGGCGTGACGGTCAAGGACGTGACCGTCAGCGCGCCGGGGGACAGCCCCAACACAGACGGCATCCACATGGGGGACTCGTCCAAGATCACCATCACTGGCACCACCATCGGCACCGGCGACGATTGCATCTCCATCGGCCCGGGGACCTCAGGCGTCAACATCACCGGCGTCACCTGCGGCCCCGGCCACGGCATCAGCGTGGGCAGCCTGGGGCGGTACAAGGACGAGAAGGACGTGACTGACATCACGGTCAAGGACTGCACGCTCAAGAAGACGACCAACGGCGTCCGAATCAAGTCCTACGAGGACGCCGCGTCGGTGCTCACCGCCTCCAAGATTCACTACGAGAACATCCAGATGGACGACGTGGCCAACCCCATCATCATCGACATGAAGTACTGCCCCAACAAGATCTGCACCGCCAAGGGCTCCTCCAAGGTCACTGTCAAGGACGTCACCTTCAAGAACATCACcggcacctcctccacccctgaGGCCGTCAGCTTGCTCTGCTCCGACAAGCTGCCATGCAGCGGCGTCACCATGGCCGACGTCAAGGTCGAGTACAAGGGCACAAACAACAAGACCATGGCCGTCTGCACCAACGCCAAGGGCACCGCCAGTGGCTGCCTCAAGGAGCTGGCCTGCTTCTGA